Proteins encoded together in one Micromonospora kangleipakensis window:
- a CDS encoding RraA family protein, translating to MSLDPHELRTRFASLTAAHVADACLRAAVPVRCAPAAVRPVLPGARLAGRVAPTRHVGSVDIFLEAIDRAAPGDVLVVDNAGRTDESCVGDLVVLEAQAAGLAGAVVWGLHRDTADIRAVGLPVFSLGAIPTGPQRLDARPPLALQSAAVGEWTVDAEDVALGDDDGVLFVPARRAGELLTLAASIRDAERRQAERIRAGVALRDQVRFAAYLAGRVEDPALTFRAHLRTVGGAIEE from the coding sequence ATGAGCCTCGATCCGCACGAATTGCGCACCCGGTTCGCGTCGCTGACCGCCGCGCACGTGGCCGACGCCTGCCTGCGGGCGGCGGTCCCGGTCCGCTGCGCGCCCGCCGCCGTACGGCCGGTCCTGCCCGGTGCGCGGCTGGCCGGTCGGGTCGCGCCCACCCGGCACGTCGGCAGCGTCGACATCTTCCTGGAGGCGATCGACCGGGCAGCCCCCGGCGACGTGCTGGTCGTCGACAACGCCGGCCGCACCGACGAGAGCTGCGTCGGCGACCTGGTGGTGCTGGAGGCGCAGGCCGCCGGCCTGGCCGGCGCGGTGGTCTGGGGGCTGCACCGGGACACCGCCGACATCCGGGCGGTTGGGCTGCCGGTGTTCAGCCTGGGCGCGATCCCCACCGGCCCGCAGCGCCTCGACGCCCGTCCGCCGCTGGCGCTGCAGTCGGCGGCGGTGGGGGAGTGGACGGTGGACGCCGAGGACGTCGCCCTGGGCGACGACGACGGTGTGCTCTTCGTGCCCGCGCGCCGCGCCGGTGAGCTGCTCACCCTCGCCGCGTCGATCCGGGACGCCGAGCGGCGGCAGGCCGAGCGGATCCGCGCCGGCGTCGCGCTGCGCGACCAGGTGCGCTTCGCCGCCTACCTCGCCGGGCGGGTCGAGGATCCGGCGCTGACCTTCCGCGCGCACCTGCGCACGGTGGGCGGGGCGATCGAGGAGTGA